A window of Paenibacillus sp. 19GGS1-52 contains these coding sequences:
- a CDS encoding SRPBCC family protein codes for MLAELQKNGQGYSAHFERHLNHPVAEVWAYLTENKKLALWFNELRVEDLREGGFMRFDLPNGSSEKIKITAYTLNSVLEYKWGEDSVRFVLSSTTDGSLLVLNEQLTAINAHTPRDLAGWHICLDVIAILLDGGTMVSRSEEWNKFYVRYVTLCASMER; via the coding sequence ATGTTAGCTGAGCTACAAAAAAATGGACAAGGTTATTCCGCCCACTTCGAACGTCACTTGAACCATCCCGTTGCCGAGGTTTGGGCTTATTTAACCGAGAACAAGAAGCTTGCGCTTTGGTTCAACGAGCTCCGGGTAGAGGACCTCCGCGAAGGAGGATTCATGAGGTTTGATCTGCCTAATGGCAGCTCTGAGAAAATAAAGATTACCGCGTACACGCTAAATTCCGTTCTAGAATATAAGTGGGGCGAAGACAGTGTCCGCTTTGTGTTATCCTCTACTACGGACGGTAGCCTATTAGTATTAAATGAGCAACTGACAGCCATCAATGCTCATACGCCTAGGGATCTCGCAGGCTGGCATATATGTCTGGATGTGATTGCTATCCTACTGGATGGAGGAACCATGGTGTCCCGAAGTGAGGAATGGAACAAGTTCTATGTACGATATGTTACGCTTTGTGCCTCAATGGAACGTTAA
- a CDS encoding SDR family NAD(P)-dependent oxidoreductase — MSPNIAKKQRFVGKTAIITGAGSGIGRATAIQLAREGANVALFDLVNERNFELEQKLNKLRKDCALALDVNTSDAERMEEAVRQTVERFGGLDIVFANAGINGAVGPIEELSLSDWEHTMSVNLTGTFLTLKYSIPHLKKKGKGSIIITSSINGNSRFASFGWSPYSTTKAGQVAFAKMAALELAKFKIRVNVICPGAISTNIDESTEFNEEIGAIVIPIEFPEGAQPLADGPGKPDNVAELVSFLASDESIHITGAQIVIDGAESLLS, encoded by the coding sequence ATGAGCCCAAATATAGCTAAGAAGCAGCGCTTTGTCGGGAAAACAGCCATAATTACCGGTGCAGGTTCGGGAATCGGCCGAGCAACTGCCATTCAGTTGGCACGGGAAGGTGCAAACGTCGCGTTATTTGATTTAGTGAATGAACGTAACTTCGAATTGGAGCAGAAGCTTAATAAATTGCGCAAGGACTGCGCATTAGCGCTTGATGTCAATACTTCAGATGCGGAGCGGATGGAAGAAGCGGTACGCCAAACCGTGGAGCGTTTTGGAGGATTGGATATTGTATTTGCGAATGCAGGGATCAACGGTGCAGTAGGACCTATCGAAGAACTCAGTCTAAGTGACTGGGAACATACGATGTCGGTGAATTTGACCGGAACCTTCTTGACCCTAAAATATAGTATTCCACATTTGAAGAAGAAAGGAAAAGGCAGCATCATCATTACAAGCTCCATCAACGGTAATTCGCGGTTTGCCAGCTTTGGCTGGTCCCCTTACAGTACCACGAAGGCTGGTCAGGTAGCTTTTGCCAAAATGGCTGCACTGGAGCTTGCCAAATTCAAAATTCGTGTAAATGTGATCTGTCCAGGAGCAATATCCACAAATATTGATGAGAGCACAGAATTTAACGAGGAGATCGGGGCGATCGTTATTCCGATTGAGTTCCCAGAGGGTGCGCAGCCGCTTGCTGACGGTCCCGGTAAACCCGATAATGTAGCAGAGTTGGTGTCCTTTCTGGCATCTGACGAATCTATTCATATTACTGGAGCACAAATTGTGATTGATGGGGCGGAATCGCTGTTATCATAA
- a CDS encoding transglutaminase family protein — MKIQIDHTTTYSYPNPVTDSVNEIRLTPRTNYRQSCYHHEVDVYPAANLLTYEDFFGNRVHAYSVNKPHTEMVIHTKATVVTLDKAQGWDLPRIPLKEQVELLNDEKFQNRYIEFILPTRYTEVTRELVEFASQHPFDEAEDMYEWIVKLSSTIYEQFTYDPGATSVNTTVKKALKLKRGVCQDYAHLMIAVCRSVGLPSRYVSGYHFVGDLQGGNANFEQASHAWVETHIPGTGWLGFDPTNNVEVSWRYIKLGHGRDYKDIVPVKGVYRGGPGTLTVKVDVRQLEN; from the coding sequence ATGAAGATCCAAATCGATCATACGACCACATACAGCTATCCCAATCCCGTTACGGACAGTGTCAATGAGATCAGGCTGACACCGCGCACTAACTATCGGCAATCATGTTACCATCATGAAGTTGATGTTTATCCGGCGGCTAATCTATTAACCTATGAAGATTTCTTTGGAAACAGGGTTCATGCCTATTCTGTTAACAAGCCGCATACGGAGATGGTCATCCATACTAAGGCTACGGTTGTAACACTGGATAAGGCACAAGGATGGGATCTGCCGCGTATCCCGCTTAAGGAGCAGGTCGAGCTGCTGAATGACGAGAAATTTCAGAACCGTTACATTGAATTTATTTTACCTACCCGTTATACCGAGGTGACACGTGAGCTGGTCGAGTTCGCTTCGCAGCATCCATTTGATGAAGCTGAAGATATGTACGAGTGGATTGTAAAGTTATCTTCAACGATCTATGAGCAGTTCACCTATGATCCCGGAGCAACCAGTGTGAACACAACCGTCAAAAAAGCTCTGAAGCTCAAACGTGGGGTCTGTCAGGATTATGCCCACCTGATGATCGCTGTCTGTCGCAGTGTGGGTCTGCCTTCCAGATACGTGAGCGGTTATCACTTTGTCGGGGACCTGCAGGGTGGGAATGCCAATTTCGAGCAGGCTTCGCATGCTTGGGTAGAGACTCACATTCCAGGTACTGGCTGGCTCGGGTTTGATCCAACAAATAATGTAGAAGTGAGCTGGCGTTATATAAAGCTTGGTCATGGCCGGGATTACAAAGATATTGTACCTGTAAAGGGAGTATATCGCGGGGGGCCGGGCACCTTAACGGTGAAAGTGGATGTACGGCAGTTGGAAAATTGA
- a CDS encoding alpha-E domain-containing protein, whose translation MLNRNAEALFWIGRYIERAENHARLIDVHYHIQQEEDFQQEGHKWSRLIDALGVRTQYQQQFESFSEQDVLSFITLDLGNSNSIFSCVHQARNNLRTLRQHLPSELWDIANSFNLWLGDRSVADIMSGPHQFYQQIKERTAMFLGAEQSVMLRGNEWHFIESGRFLERAENTTRILQSVTASCRSKDMNGVYIQLQAVLKSVSGYQAFRRYYADAMSPESILEFLIANAYFPRSVRFSFHKLEEHLAKLQLDSSEKGSGHEKVIRQAGKIKAELDYMENEDMSGDLVEDVLNSLMLSCQKLGKTMEGAFFRREGISA comes from the coding sequence ATGCTGAATCGCAATGCGGAGGCTTTATTTTGGATAGGCAGATATATTGAACGGGCTGAGAATCATGCACGGCTTATAGATGTACATTATCATATCCAGCAGGAAGAGGACTTCCAGCAAGAAGGACATAAATGGTCACGGTTGATTGATGCCTTAGGTGTCAGAACTCAGTATCAACAGCAATTTGAAAGTTTCTCTGAGCAGGATGTGCTGTCCTTTATAACTCTGGACCTTGGCAATTCCAATTCGATATTCTCCTGTGTGCACCAAGCGAGAAATAACTTGCGGACATTGCGGCAACATTTGCCTAGTGAACTATGGGATATTGCGAACAGCTTCAATCTATGGCTTGGGGATAGATCGGTTGCGGATATTATGAGTGGACCGCACCAATTCTACCAACAGATCAAAGAACGGACGGCTATGTTCCTGGGAGCAGAGCAGTCGGTCATGCTGAGAGGGAATGAGTGGCATTTTATCGAGAGTGGGCGGTTTCTGGAGCGGGCGGAAAATACTACTCGCATATTACAATCGGTGACGGCATCGTGCCGATCCAAAGATATGAATGGGGTCTATATTCAACTACAAGCCGTCTTGAAATCTGTGAGTGGGTATCAGGCGTTTCGTCGTTATTATGCAGATGCCATGTCACCGGAAAGTATACTAGAGTTTCTGATCGCCAATGCCTACTTTCCGCGTTCAGTGCGGTTCTCCTTTCATAAACTGGAAGAGCATTTGGCCAAGCTTCAGCTAGATTCATCGGAAAAAGGCTCTGGGCATGAGAAAGTTATCCGGCAAGCTGGAAAGATCAAAGCAGAGCTTGATTATATGGAAAATGAAGATATGTCTGGTGATCTGGTAGAGGATGTACTGAATTCACTGATGCTTTCCTGCCAAAAGCTGGGGAAAACGATGGAAGGCGCCTTTTTTCGGCGAGAAGGAATATCAGCATGA
- a CDS encoding circularly permuted type 2 ATP-grasp protein — MSKIDPLPGLSPYPLQDFFDEMYADERNVRPHYKHVNRMFSGMSPEELQAKQNMMQRRMMEEGITFTLYNPAQDQPMERTIPFDMIPRIIPKDEWERLEAGIIQRITALNLFIHDIYHEQYIVKDGIVPRRMIISNCYFRPEMAGLRVPGGAYVNTSGIDLIRHHDGQYYVLEDNLRTPSGFSYLFKGRSMMNQLFPELSFASSIRDVDHSLNQFLSVLRSLSPTRTSDPVIALLTPGEYNSAYYEHAFLAQQMGIHLVEGRDLVTKDHKIYLKEMNGLRRVDVLYRRLDDDFIDPLAFQPNSLLGVAGLMNAYRAGNIAIANAPGTGVADDKAMYVYVPDMIRYYLNEEPILGNVPTYLLSRVQERQYVLDHLPEMVVKETSLSGGYGMLIGSEATKEDLAEFRLKILADPERYIAQPIMSLSRAPVLSGGTMTPRHIDLRAFVLMGADRKPHVIPGGLTRVAMREGSLVVNSSQGGGVKDTWVMA; from the coding sequence ATGTCAAAAATAGATCCTTTACCCGGTCTGTCTCCGTACCCGCTACAGGACTTTTTCGATGAAATGTATGCTGATGAACGGAATGTCAGACCTCATTACAAACATGTGAACCGCATGTTTTCCGGGATGAGCCCCGAAGAGCTGCAAGCCAAGCAGAATATGATGCAGCGACGAATGATGGAAGAAGGTATTACCTTTACATTATACAATCCGGCACAGGACCAGCCGATGGAACGTACCATTCCTTTCGACATGATTCCCCGGATTATTCCCAAAGATGAGTGGGAAAGGCTTGAAGCCGGCATCATTCAACGCATTACTGCATTGAATTTATTCATTCACGATATCTATCATGAGCAGTACATTGTTAAGGATGGAATTGTACCGCGGCGCATGATTATCTCTAATTGTTATTTTCGGCCAGAGATGGCTGGTTTACGAGTTCCCGGTGGAGCTTATGTAAATACCTCGGGAATTGATCTAATCCGCCATCATGACGGTCAATATTATGTACTTGAAGACAATTTGCGAACTCCTTCAGGATTCTCTTATCTCTTTAAAGGCAGATCGATGATGAATCAGTTGTTTCCGGAATTGTCATTTGCCAGCTCAATTCGCGATGTGGATCATAGTCTGAATCAATTCCTGTCGGTGCTGCGCAGTCTTTCCCCAACACGCACTTCCGATCCGGTAATTGCACTATTGACTCCAGGAGAATATAATTCCGCCTATTATGAGCATGCTTTTCTGGCTCAACAAATGGGCATCCATTTGGTTGAAGGCCGCGATCTGGTGACGAAGGATCATAAGATTTATCTTAAAGAAATGAATGGACTGCGCCGCGTAGATGTATTGTACCGCCGTCTGGACGATGATTTTATTGATCCGCTCGCTTTTCAACCGAATTCGCTGCTTGGGGTAGCGGGGTTGATGAATGCCTATAGGGCTGGAAACATAGCGATAGCGAATGCGCCCGGAACAGGTGTAGCAGATGACAAAGCCATGTATGTATACGTACCGGACATGATACGTTATTACCTTAATGAAGAACCAATACTTGGAAATGTTCCAACTTATTTGTTATCCAGAGTACAAGAACGCCAATATGTGCTGGACCATCTACCGGAAATGGTAGTTAAGGAAACCTCGCTATCCGGAGGTTACGGGATGTTGATTGGTAGTGAGGCAACCAAGGAAGATCTCGCAGAGTTCCGGTTAAAGATTCTTGCTGATCCGGAGCGTTATATCGCCCAGCCGATTATGTCTCTCTCTAGAGCCCCTGTATTGTCAGGAGGAACGATGACACCGCGTCATATTGATCTAAGAGCTTTCGTATTAATGGGTGCTGACCGCAAACCGCATGTTATCCCCGGAGGGTTAACACGAGTGGCAATGAGAGAAGGGTCACTGGTTGTCAATTCTTCTCAAGGAGGCGGAGTTAAGGATACATGGGTAATGGCCTGA
- the ftsY gene encoding signal recognition particle-docking protein FtsY, translating to MSFFRKLKESISGKTESVTKQFRDGLEKTRKGLVEKVSDLIIRRKKIDEEFYEELEEILIGADVGVNTVMKLVEELRTEVKQQRIEDATELQPILSRKLMELLRGDDDNRLNENPDGLTVILFVGVNGVGKTTTIGKLAHRYKQEGKKVLLAAGDTFRAGAIEQLEVWGQRAGVDVIKQQSGSDPAAVMFDALQAAKQRNVDILICDTAGRLQNKSNLMEELNKIFRVIQREIPSAPHEVLMVLDATTGQNALTQAKLFGEKSGVTGLVLTKLDGTAKGGIVIAIRQEMNLPVKLVGLGEKIDDLQVFDSQQFVHALFAGLIAETAESEE from the coding sequence ATGAGCTTTTTTAGAAAGTTGAAGGAAAGCATCTCCGGCAAGACGGAGAGTGTAACCAAACAATTTCGAGACGGTCTGGAGAAAACTCGTAAAGGACTTGTCGAAAAGGTGTCTGACCTTATTATCCGCCGCAAAAAAATAGATGAAGAGTTCTACGAAGAGCTGGAAGAGATTCTGATTGGTGCTGACGTCGGCGTAAATACAGTTATGAAGCTTGTTGAGGAACTGCGTACAGAAGTGAAACAGCAGCGGATTGAGGATGCGACTGAGCTACAACCGATTCTGTCCCGCAAGCTGATGGAGCTGCTGCGCGGAGATGATGATAACCGCTTGAATGAGAATCCAGATGGACTTACCGTTATTCTATTCGTTGGTGTTAACGGGGTCGGCAAGACGACCACAATTGGCAAACTGGCTCACCGCTATAAGCAAGAGGGTAAAAAGGTTCTGCTGGCTGCAGGTGATACTTTCCGTGCTGGTGCAATTGAGCAGTTGGAAGTGTGGGGCCAGCGTGCCGGAGTAGATGTGATCAAGCAGCAGTCGGGTTCTGACCCGGCAGCAGTAATGTTCGATGCGCTGCAAGCGGCTAAGCAACGTAATGTTGATATACTGATCTGTGATACGGCTGGCAGACTGCAGAACAAAAGCAACCTTATGGAAGAGCTGAATAAGATCTTTCGTGTCATTCAACGGGAAATCCCTAGTGCTCCGCATGAGGTTCTTATGGTTTTGGATGCGACTACTGGACAGAATGCGCTTACTCAGGCTAAGCTTTTTGGCGAGAAGAGTGGGGTTACCGGTCTCGTGCTGACCAAGCTGGACGGCACAGCCAAAGGTGGTATTGTTATTGCCATTCGTCAGGAAATGAATCTACCCGTAAAGCTTGTGGGCTTGGGTGAGAAAATTGATGATTTACAGGTGTTCGATTCTCAGCAGTTCGTGCATGCCCTATTCGCAGGGTTGATTGCTGAGACAGCAGAATCAGAGGAATAG
- the smc gene encoding chromosome segregation protein SMC, giving the protein MFLKRIELAGFKSFADKTEMEFVRGITAVVGPNGSGKSNISDGIRWVLGEQSAKSLRGGKMEDIIFAGSDARKAVNVSEVSLTLDNEDHTLPLDFSEVTVTRRVHRSGESEYLINKQACRLKDITELFMDTGIGREAYSIIGQGRIEEILSTRSEDRRGIFEEASGIVKYKSRKKDAGRKLEDTEQNLLRIHDLISELEDQVGPLKDQSEKAVRFKELRQQLKQLEISVYVHQIEGIHTAWQEGNAKLVTLRNEQLELSTIVSAHDAKLESGRSALRTLEAQIEQQQEQLLRYIEAYEKSEGYGELLKERRRNLENNREQLLLTVGSVGERSADRLRELTDLELKLTQSRTALVELRKQLADEETRLEGVADGISQSREEKLKSALLELMNLMAGARNEIRYADQQKENLERRMSRSEEEGDKWTVRRGELSAAEKGLKDKIALLGKELGALRGAYISESEQLTKRQKLLEETQSGLRKWEQKREAQVSRHETMKEMQDDFDGFMLGVKEVLKGARKGQLNGVHGAVAELISVPEKLELAMETALGASLQHVVMENESVSRQAIAFLKQRQLGRATFLPLDVIRPRQISSSDRGLVGDAEGFVGIGSDLVGFDDKYASIVGSLLGNVVIAESLEQANRIAAKCQYRFRVVTLEGDVVNAGGSMTGGSQHKKSNSLLSRKRQLDQLSDEIEESESQIAKLNQSITRLREEQENATVKLETLRRDGDEKRLEEQRVSGDLKQLEQELRHVLEQVESAGAERSSFESEVRGLEESRKLATTELERLVKEEKEAHEEIRNAESARKANESAKEELQGKLTGMKVAEGKLDQEIFSLEEQLRRLRQDVGSQDKELRQNRSLLDTIEQDLVNNTLEAVQQKESLNSNRLKKEATSGTLDLARAERSALTRKLELAEGETKDQRQALRVVEDKLRSTEVSVGRLDVELDNILRKLSEDYELSYELAKQRYPVPEDVPAAQADVQRLKRSISALGEVNLGAIEEYQRVHERFTFLSGQKDDLVEAKTTLYHVIHEMEEEMSKRFKQTFDAIRREFGTVFSKLFGGGRADLMLLDPEHMLDTGIDIVAQPPGKKLQNLQLLSGGERALTAMALLFAILQVKPVPFCVLDEVEAALDEANVVRFAQYLREFSEQTQFIVVTHRKGTMEEADVLYGVTMEEGGVSKLVSVRLEDEEAEIA; this is encoded by the coding sequence ATGTTTTTGAAACGGATTGAATTAGCTGGCTTTAAATCGTTTGCCGACAAAACGGAAATGGAATTTGTGCGTGGAATTACAGCCGTAGTAGGTCCGAACGGAAGCGGCAAAAGCAATATTTCGGATGGCATCCGTTGGGTGCTGGGCGAACAGAGCGCCAAATCTTTGCGCGGCGGCAAGATGGAGGATATTATTTTTGCCGGTAGTGACGCTCGCAAAGCAGTGAATGTAAGTGAAGTCTCGCTAACGCTCGATAATGAAGATCACACGCTTCCGCTGGATTTCAGCGAAGTGACGGTCACTCGGCGTGTTCACCGCAGCGGAGAGAGTGAGTACTTAATCAACAAGCAAGCCTGCCGTCTGAAGGATATCACAGAGCTGTTTATGGATACGGGTATCGGGCGTGAGGCTTATTCTATTATTGGGCAAGGCCGGATTGAAGAAATACTTAGTACCCGTTCTGAAGACCGGCGGGGGATCTTTGAAGAGGCTTCAGGAATTGTGAAATATAAATCGCGCAAAAAGGATGCCGGACGCAAGCTGGAGGATACAGAACAGAACCTGTTGCGTATCCATGATTTGATCAGTGAGCTGGAGGATCAGGTCGGACCGCTAAAGGATCAATCTGAGAAGGCAGTGCGTTTCAAGGAACTGCGTCAACAGCTGAAGCAACTGGAGATCTCAGTGTATGTGCACCAGATCGAAGGGATACATACGGCTTGGCAGGAAGGTAATGCCAAGCTTGTGACATTGCGGAATGAACAGCTCGAACTGTCAACCATTGTGTCAGCGCATGATGCCAAGCTGGAAAGCGGACGTTCTGCTCTGCGGACACTGGAAGCGCAGATAGAACAGCAGCAAGAACAGCTGCTGCGGTATATTGAAGCTTATGAGAAAAGCGAAGGTTATGGTGAGCTGCTGAAGGAACGCAGACGTAATCTGGAGAATAATCGCGAGCAACTGCTGCTAACGGTTGGTTCTGTGGGTGAGCGTTCGGCGGATCGACTGCGTGAGTTAACGGATCTGGAGCTTAAGCTTACACAATCCCGTACAGCACTTGTCGAGCTGAGAAAGCAGCTGGCTGACGAGGAAACAAGGCTGGAAGGTGTAGCTGACGGCATCAGCCAGAGCCGGGAAGAGAAGCTGAAGAGCGCACTCTTGGAGCTGATGAACCTGATGGCTGGAGCGCGTAACGAAATTCGTTACGCAGACCAGCAGAAGGAGAATCTGGAGCGCCGCATGAGCCGCAGTGAAGAAGAGGGCGATAAGTGGACAGTTCGCCGCGGAGAATTGTCTGCGGCCGAGAAGGGGCTCAAGGACAAGATAGCACTGCTCGGCAAGGAGCTGGGAGCTCTGCGCGGTGCCTATATCTCGGAGAGTGAGCAGCTCACCAAGAGACAGAAGCTGCTGGAGGAGACGCAATCTGGTCTGCGTAAATGGGAACAGAAGCGTGAAGCACAGGTCTCCCGCCACGAGACTATGAAGGAAATGCAGGATGACTTTGACGGCTTCATGCTTGGGGTTAAGGAAGTGCTTAAGGGCGCACGCAAAGGGCAGTTGAACGGGGTGCATGGCGCTGTTGCCGAGCTGATCTCTGTCCCAGAGAAGCTGGAGCTTGCTATGGAGACTGCGCTCGGCGCGTCGCTTCAGCATGTCGTCATGGAGAATGAGTCTGTGTCACGCCAGGCGATTGCTTTTTTGAAGCAGCGTCAATTAGGAAGAGCTACCTTTCTCCCGCTTGACGTGATCCGGCCTCGGCAAATTTCCAGCAGCGATCGTGGATTGGTGGGGGACGCTGAAGGGTTTGTAGGTATTGGTTCCGATTTAGTAGGTTTCGACGATAAATATGCAAGTATTGTCGGCAGTCTGCTCGGAAATGTTGTTATAGCCGAAAGTCTTGAGCAGGCTAATCGTATTGCGGCTAAATGTCAGTACCGCTTTCGCGTGGTAACACTTGAAGGTGATGTGGTTAATGCCGGAGGTTCGATGACCGGAGGTAGCCAGCACAAGAAGAGCAACAGTCTATTAAGCCGTAAGCGCCAGCTGGATCAATTGAGTGATGAGATTGAAGAAAGCGAAAGCCAGATTGCGAAGCTGAATCAGAGCATAACGCGTCTCCGTGAGGAGCAAGAGAACGCCACGGTGAAGCTGGAAACGTTGCGTCGTGATGGAGACGAGAAACGTCTGGAAGAGCAGCGGGTTTCGGGCGACCTGAAGCAGCTGGAGCAAGAGCTGCGCCATGTGCTTGAGCAAGTAGAGAGCGCGGGCGCGGAACGCAGCAGCTTTGAGAGCGAGGTCCGTGGACTTGAAGAGTCGAGGAAGTTGGCTACTACCGAGCTTGAACGCTTGGTGAAGGAAGAGAAGGAAGCCCATGAGGAAATCCGGAACGCCGAATCTGCGCGGAAGGCCAATGAATCTGCCAAAGAAGAGCTGCAAGGCAAGCTGACTGGGATGAAGGTTGCGGAAGGCAAGCTAGATCAGGAGATTTTTTCCCTTGAGGAGCAACTGCGGCGTTTAAGACAGGATGTTGGCTCACAGGATAAAGAGCTGCGCCAGAACCGCAGCTTGTTGGATACAATAGAACAGGACTTAGTCAATAATACGTTGGAAGCGGTACAGCAGAAGGAAAGTCTGAACAGCAACCGCCTTAAGAAGGAAGCAACCTCTGGTACGCTTGATTTGGCAAGAGCAGAGCGATCAGCATTAACGCGTAAGCTGGAGCTGGCAGAAGGTGAGACGAAAGACCAACGGCAGGCACTGCGAGTGGTCGAGGACAAGCTGCGTTCTACTGAGGTTTCTGTGGGCAGACTTGATGTTGAGCTGGATAATATTTTGCGCAAGCTGAGTGAGGATTATGAACTTAGCTATGAGCTGGCGAAGCAGCGTTATCCTGTGCCTGAGGATGTGCCCGCCGCTCAAGCGGATGTACAGCGACTCAAACGTAGTATTTCCGCATTGGGTGAGGTTAATCTAGGAGCAATTGAGGAATACCAGCGCGTACATGAGCGCTTTACATTTCTTAGTGGTCAAAAGGATGATCTGGTCGAGGCCAAGACAACACTGTATCATGTGATCCATGAAATGGAAGAGGAAATGTCCAAACGCTTTAAGCAGACCTTTGATGCCATTCGCCGCGAATTCGGTACGGTGTTCTCGAAGCTGTTCGGCGGCGGACGGGCAGACCTCATGCTGCTGGACCCGGAACATATGCTGGATACAGGCATAGATATTGTGGCTCAGCCTCCTGGCAAAAAACTGCAAAATCTACAGCTGCTCTCTGGTGGAGAACGCGCATTGACCGCTATGGCTCTATTGTTTGCCATCCTCCAGGTAAAGCCGGTTCCTTTCTGTGTACTGGATGAGGTTGAGGCGGCCTTGGATGAAGCTAATGTGGTACGTTTCGCGCAGTATCTGCGCGAGTTCTCCGAGCAGACACAGTTTATTGTAGTTACACATCGCAAAGGAACTATGGAGGAAGCGGATGTGTTATACGGTGTAACGATGGAAGAGGGCGGCGTATCCAAGCTCGTCTCCGTCCGTTTAGAGGATGAAGAGGCAGAAATAGCATAA
- the rnc gene encoding ribonuclease III, with amino-acid sequence MKGDLKQLQVQLHIQFRDSVLLKQAFTHASYVNEHRFNQHQDNERLEFLGDAVLELTVSEYLYNLLPDRPEGELTKLRAAIVCEPSLVRFAESLGFGRYVLLGKGEELTGGRTRPALLADVFESFVGALYLDQGLETVRGFLDNHVFPLVETDGKLQMQMTDYKTELQELIQHHSMGTLEYRIIEERGPAHEREFVSEVYMASRSLGSGSGRSKKEAEQQAAAAALLLLKEDGA; translated from the coding sequence GTGAAAGGCGACTTGAAGCAATTACAAGTTCAACTTCATATCCAATTTCGCGATTCTGTACTTCTAAAGCAAGCCTTTACCCATGCATCCTATGTGAATGAACACCGTTTCAATCAGCATCAGGACAATGAACGCCTTGAGTTTCTCGGCGATGCTGTGCTGGAGCTTACGGTTTCTGAATATTTGTACAATCTTCTGCCGGACAGGCCTGAAGGTGAACTGACCAAGCTGCGGGCAGCTATTGTGTGTGAGCCTTCGCTGGTCAGATTCGCTGAAAGCCTGGGTTTCGGCCGTTATGTACTGCTGGGTAAAGGGGAAGAACTTACGGGCGGACGTACTCGCCCGGCTCTGCTGGCTGATGTGTTTGAATCCTTCGTGGGAGCGCTTTATCTCGATCAAGGACTGGAAACGGTACGCGGGTTTCTTGATAATCACGTATTTCCGCTTGTGGAGACAGATGGTAAGCTGCAAATGCAGATGACCGACTACAAGACGGAGCTGCAGGAGCTGATTCAGCATCACAGCATGGGTACGCTGGAATATCGGATCATTGAAGAACGGGGACCGGCGCATGAGCGTGAATTCGTCTCTGAAGTGTATATGGCCAGCCGTTCACTAGGTAGTGGAAGCGGGCGCTCCAAGAAGGAAGCAGAACAACAAGCGGCGGCGGCAGCATTGCTGCTGCTGAAGGAAGACGGCGCCTGA